A window of Fluoribacter dumoffii NY 23 contains these coding sequences:
- a CDS encoding M56 family metallopeptidase, giving the protein MQLIEIILSIHCLLLASSWFIGGRRLANQPSFKLKLARLLLVSCVVSPLLVQCIGSSQKPARLNIVSLDNLQGLMSQPVLKAQTVTVEQEPGTAYPLHNMSYYQLFGVIFCFIVMYRSYRFLSALSGLRAFLAEAIPYRSSGKLMIKVSDRCHIPFSVYLFRKAYIVLPVSLLSSARNVRIAMAHEGQHHRNGDCLWAYLIEILGVIFFGNPGVTRWRNILSELQEFSCDEVLVGHPQISTHDYGQCLFQVVRTLSLGSLPSNQEFACTVGMASNKENEDCTFIIRRISMLSTYPYTASRSLLLGVACAGFSILAPICAAYAAAGTLASAKARAVDTTHLHPEIQKIAAKEIAAAVKHYHAKSGVVAIADPATGKIIAFAESTPKGQDSWKTRVFSPGSTIKPFIAAAAIDSGNSSETQSYDCHSPYSVNGKSFTNFSADVGSASLTEAIAKSINVCLIKVSQETGAPIIRKKLTEFGFDMDSWWQANQSQDEQLARASLGENIPVTMESLTTSYAILANKGRSFAQGNTPVISKTTINSINRMLEEAVTHGTGRLAAIPGVSVAGKTGTVLENKQNHLALFAGYMPVEKPRYVMVVVIEQGHLNKEGKLLSSGGELAAPVFHHIAMSSLSGGHQ; this is encoded by the coding sequence ATGCAATTGATTGAAATAATACTGAGTATTCATTGCTTACTCCTGGCAAGTTCTTGGTTTATTGGTGGTCGGCGGCTGGCAAACCAACCCTCTTTTAAACTTAAATTGGCGCGCCTGTTATTAGTTAGCTGTGTGGTTTCTCCATTATTGGTTCAATGCATCGGCTCCTCACAAAAACCTGCACGGCTTAATATTGTCTCATTGGATAATTTGCAGGGATTGATGAGCCAACCTGTTTTAAAAGCCCAGACTGTAACTGTTGAGCAGGAGCCAGGGACTGCTTATCCATTGCATAATATGAGTTACTACCAGCTCTTTGGGGTCATTTTTTGTTTCATCGTCATGTATCGGAGTTATCGATTTTTATCTGCTTTATCGGGTTTAAGAGCATTTTTAGCAGAAGCAATCCCTTATCGAAGCTCTGGCAAACTGATGATTAAGGTATCCGATCGTTGCCATATTCCTTTCTCGGTTTATTTATTTAGGAAAGCATATATTGTGCTGCCGGTATCCTTACTTTCTTCTGCCAGGAATGTGCGAATTGCGATGGCTCATGAGGGGCAACACCATCGAAATGGCGATTGTTTATGGGCCTATTTAATTGAAATTCTGGGCGTTATCTTTTTTGGCAATCCAGGGGTAACCCGATGGCGCAACATTTTAAGTGAATTACAGGAATTTTCTTGTGATGAAGTCTTGGTAGGCCATCCCCAAATTTCGACACATGACTATGGTCAGTGCCTGTTTCAGGTGGTGCGAACACTATCTCTAGGTTCCCTTCCATCAAATCAGGAATTTGCATGCACGGTGGGGATGGCTTCGAACAAGGAAAATGAAGACTGTACTTTTATCATAAGGAGAATTTCGATGTTATCAACATATCCCTATACTGCATCCAGGTCTTTATTATTGGGGGTAGCCTGTGCCGGATTTTCAATTTTGGCGCCTATCTGTGCCGCTTATGCAGCAGCAGGCACCCTGGCCAGCGCTAAGGCAAGAGCGGTAGATACCACTCATTTGCATCCTGAAATCCAGAAAATTGCAGCAAAAGAAATTGCAGCAGCTGTTAAACACTATCATGCCAAATCTGGGGTTGTTGCCATCGCTGATCCGGCTACGGGCAAAATTATTGCTTTTGCAGAATCAACCCCCAAGGGACAGGATAGTTGGAAGACCCGTGTTTTTTCCCCGGGCTCTACTATAAAACCTTTTATAGCCGCTGCAGCAATTGACTCGGGGAACAGTTCAGAAACCCAGAGTTATGACTGTCATTCACCCTATTCTGTAAACGGTAAATCATTTACTAATTTTAGTGCCGATGTAGGCTCTGCTTCTTTAACAGAGGCTATCGCCAAATCAATTAATGTGTGCCTTATCAAGGTTTCTCAAGAGACAGGAGCGCCTATAATCCGTAAAAAACTTACTGAATTCGGTTTTGATATGGACAGTTGGTGGCAAGCAAATCAAAGCCAGGACGAACAGCTGGCAAGGGCATCCCTTGGTGAAAATATTCCCGTTACCATGGAATCTTTAACAACATCTTATGCCATTCTCGCCAATAAAGGGCGTTCATTTGCCCAGGGAAACACACCGGTTATTTCAAAAACAACGATAAACTCAATCAATCGTATGCTTGAGGAAGCAGTGACCCACGGTACCGGCAGACTGGCCGCTATTCCTGGTGTTTCTGTAGCCGGTAAGACAGGTACTGTACTGGAGAACAAGCAGAATCATCTTGCTTTGTTTGCGGGATACATGCCCGTTGAAAAACCCCGATATGTCATGGTTGTTGTGATTGAACAAGGCCATTTAAATAAAGAAGGAAAGTTATTGTCCTCGGGGGGCGAACTGGCAGCTCCGGTTTTTCACCATATCGCAATGAGCAGCTTGAGTGGTGGACATCAATAG
- a CDS encoding BlaI/MecI/CopY family transcriptional regulator: MSAKKISSSQDRLLTEVELELMNIIWSLNKVTIKEVVSHLSKERPLAYTTVATVVKVLEQKGFLECQKSSYAHVFIPLVSKGDYENRCIEHMVANVFDGEPVALIQRLLTAKKLQHVDLQAIEEALKQLAAQEEVHHAID, encoded by the coding sequence ATGTCCGCAAAAAAAATTTCATCGTCCCAGGATCGGCTCCTTACAGAGGTAGAGCTTGAATTAATGAATATCATTTGGAGCCTTAATAAAGTAACCATTAAAGAAGTTGTCTCCCATTTATCAAAAGAAAGACCCTTGGCGTACACCACGGTGGCGACAGTAGTAAAAGTTCTTGAGCAAAAAGGATTTCTTGAATGCCAAAAAAGCTCTTATGCCCATGTTTTTATACCGCTTGTGAGCAAGGGCGACTATGAAAACAGATGTATTGAACATATGGTTGCCAATGTTTTTGATGGGGAGCCTGTAGCCTTAATCCAAAGGCTCCTGACGGCTAAAAAACTGCAGCACGTCGACCTTCAGGCCATAGAGGAAGCGCTTAAACAATTAGCCGCCCAAGAAGAGGTGCATCATGCAATTGATTGA
- a CDS encoding InlB B-repeat-containing protein, whose protein sequence is MPLFKASLPQLFIAVVAFLFFTLSYAGKPLWTFTPDPNFPPKLYISSIGTATIKYTITNQSRRAHILSMKPIAGITQIASAGNCPNPLKLGSHQSCILKLLVNGNKLSGNIKEGPVLCEQGNMLQCYQPDVADILNISLIPVIHYLITPLKNVNGKISPNTPQTVVAGNNLTFTATPDTGYQVDEWLIDGGLAQKGGKTYTLAHIDSNQTVEATFTRLGTIYAGTAKGTVYFSTDNGLSWTATAIPSATKAVNSIFATSSTLYAGSEDGKIYYSTNNGFFWNATTPPGTSSVMSVFVTASRIYAGTQEGKVYYSSNNGTAWTSTAAQPGSGAVNSIFLTPAALYVGSEDGNVYYSTNNGTSWVKISGPEATVPVPVQNVFVGNNRLYVNTRQVSSNSTLPPGTINFEYAYYAESVTNPNPQWSLFSQITYTLFVNSDASIIHAGTQNGHVFSLTTGDDLGFITSSPITSLFFFG, encoded by the coding sequence ATGCCTTTGTTTAAAGCTTCCTTGCCTCAGCTTTTTATTGCTGTGGTTGCTTTTCTGTTTTTTACCCTAAGCTATGCCGGAAAACCATTGTGGACTTTTACACCGGATCCAAATTTTCCACCCAAGCTTTATATAAGCTCCATTGGAACGGCGACTATTAAATACACTATAACGAATCAGTCCCGAAGAGCACATATATTGTCGATGAAACCCATTGCCGGAATTACTCAGATTGCTTCAGCAGGCAATTGTCCCAATCCCTTAAAATTAGGCTCGCATCAGTCCTGCATACTTAAATTGCTTGTGAATGGCAATAAGCTTTCCGGCAACATTAAAGAAGGTCCTGTACTATGCGAACAAGGCAATATGCTGCAATGTTATCAACCTGATGTTGCGGACATTTTGAATATTTCCCTGATTCCTGTGATCCATTATCTGATTACTCCACTTAAAAACGTAAATGGAAAAATATCCCCCAACACTCCTCAGACAGTCGTTGCGGGAAATAATTTAACCTTCACTGCAACTCCAGATACAGGCTATCAAGTTGATGAATGGTTAATCGATGGAGGGCTTGCGCAAAAAGGCGGTAAAACATATACCTTGGCCCATATTGATAGCAACCAAACAGTGGAAGCAACTTTCACGAGACTGGGGACGATATATGCAGGGACAGCAAAAGGGACGGTTTATTTTTCTACCGACAATGGATTATCCTGGACTGCAACGGCGATACCCTCGGCAACTAAAGCAGTAAATAGTATATTTGCAACATCCAGCACCCTTTATGCAGGAAGTGAAGACGGTAAAATATATTATTCAACCAATAATGGTTTTTTTTGGAATGCAACTACACCACCCGGTACTTCATCAGTAATGAGTGTGTTTGTTACAGCCTCTAGAATTTATGCCGGTACCCAGGAAGGAAAAGTCTACTACTCAAGCAACAATGGCACAGCCTGGACTTCGACTGCAGCCCAACCAGGTTCGGGGGCGGTAAATAGTATATTTTTGACCCCGGCAGCCCTCTACGTAGGGAGTGAGGATGGAAATGTCTATTATTCAACGAATAATGGCACGAGCTGGGTCAAAATCAGCGGCCCGGAAGCCACAGTTCCCGTACCGGTGCAAAATGTATTTGTTGGAAATAATCGCCTTTATGTTAATACCCGCCAAGTTTCATCCAACAGTACCTTACCTCCGGGCACCATAAATTTTGAATATGCATATTATGCTGAAAGTGTGACAAATCCGAACCCGCAATGGTCCCTATTTTCACAAATCACCTACACTTTGTTTGTTAACTCCGATGCAAGCATCATTCACGCAGGTACGCAAAACGGGCACGTGTTCTCCTTAACCACCGGAGATGACTTGGGATTTATTACCTCTAGCCCCATAACGAGTTTATTTTTCTTCGGTTAA
- a CDS encoding S53 family peptidase has product MLYFKKSVFFLVLLNLVSLTPYAKQTNDFVNLPNPGLNFLHEATLIRPVPPEKKISFTVWLKLRNKAELDKLVEDVYDPHSPRYHQFLTPSLYEQQFAPSEEAVRSVEQFFSVQGMQTKRLNQSIRLRATAGQIEHALHVQINYYRYQNQIIHANTSPPQLPRELSQYVEEITGLDSISLYHSNEETVQPDSKEVQDLHFLWNAFIPFALPTDKSLQGFTGAQLQKTYNIKNIPPINGQRLDGKGQTLVIVDKCGTNKPAQILKDANQYFNANNIKPFVTSGPLRNFAMINSDGTPFTKCPNATSFSNEIALDVESSHTLAPGANTVLVLGTDQKTILTDVIHTLIKNKFSIAGFSNAYVISNSWSGQEFLDTSFEQTLKLAAAAGISVNFSSGDCGDNTYTTQKKCSGKWPSHPKVDYPSSSAYVTAVGATALFVDNNYHYAFETVWGTVKNIKGVYSYDGGTGGGISRYYGPVSWQSSISNFTAGGYGVISHYGNRRALPDIAMLGDPQTGLLIIADGVQVQDGGTSLACPLFSATLTLVNQARSLLNKGTPIGQAAPYLYPKKDILLASRAINLIIPPAVIISGATPPPSVSIHGTPAPASAFTLKNKTFGWDSSLTLEPEDQFWNDGVGIGSPNIPNFVPTMANM; this is encoded by the coding sequence ATGTTATATTTTAAAAAAAGTGTATTTTTTTTAGTACTATTAAATTTAGTGTCCCTAACTCCCTATGCAAAACAAACAAATGACTTCGTGAATTTACCAAACCCGGGTCTAAATTTTTTGCATGAAGCAACCCTGATTAGACCTGTGCCTCCCGAGAAAAAAATTTCATTTACTGTGTGGTTAAAGTTACGCAACAAAGCCGAATTAGACAAGCTGGTTGAAGATGTCTATGATCCTCATAGTCCCCGTTACCATCAATTTTTAACTCCCAGTCTTTATGAACAACAATTTGCACCAAGTGAGGAAGCGGTAAGAAGTGTGGAGCAATTTTTTTCCGTCCAAGGAATGCAAACAAAACGATTAAACCAGAGTATTCGCCTGAGAGCTACAGCCGGACAAATTGAACATGCACTGCATGTGCAAATCAATTATTATCGGTACCAAAATCAAATCATCCATGCCAATACGAGCCCGCCCCAATTGCCTCGGGAGTTGAGTCAATACGTCGAGGAAATTACGGGTTTAGATTCTATCTCGCTCTATCACTCGAATGAAGAAACGGTGCAACCTGATTCCAAAGAAGTTCAGGATCTTCATTTTCTCTGGAATGCTTTTATTCCTTTTGCACTCCCTACTGACAAATCCTTGCAAGGTTTTACTGGAGCCCAATTACAAAAGACTTACAATATAAAAAATATCCCTCCAATTAATGGCCAACGTCTTGATGGAAAGGGACAAACATTAGTGATTGTGGATAAGTGCGGAACGAATAAACCCGCGCAAATTTTAAAAGATGCCAATCAATATTTTAATGCAAACAATATAAAGCCCTTTGTGACTTCAGGACCATTGAGGAATTTTGCCATGATAAATTCTGATGGCACCCCCTTTACAAAATGCCCCAATGCAACCTCTTTTAGTAATGAAATCGCCCTGGATGTTGAGTCCTCTCATACTTTAGCCCCTGGAGCCAATACCGTTTTAGTCTTAGGAACAGATCAAAAAACGATACTGACTGATGTGATCCATACTTTGATTAAAAATAAATTTTCCATTGCAGGTTTTTCTAATGCCTATGTTATTTCCAATAGCTGGAGTGGTCAGGAATTTTTGGATACCTCCTTTGAGCAAACCTTGAAATTAGCTGCCGCGGCAGGAATCAGTGTGAATTTTTCTTCGGGCGATTGTGGGGACAATACCTACACCACGCAAAAAAAATGCTCCGGAAAGTGGCCTTCCCACCCCAAAGTGGATTATCCCTCCAGTTCTGCCTATGTCACTGCGGTGGGGGCGACTGCCTTGTTTGTAGACAACAATTATCATTATGCGTTTGAAACGGTGTGGGGTACAGTTAAAAACATTAAGGGGGTCTACTCCTATGATGGGGGGACGGGAGGAGGAATTAGTCGATATTATGGTCCGGTAAGCTGGCAAAGTTCCATCAGCAATTTTACAGCGGGTGGGTATGGAGTGATTAGTCATTATGGGAATCGGCGTGCCTTACCCGATATCGCCATGCTGGGCGATCCACAAACCGGTTTATTGATTATTGCTGATGGAGTCCAGGTCCAGGACGGGGGTACCAGTTTGGCTTGCCCCTTATTTTCAGCAACTTTAACTTTGGTCAACCAGGCGCGTAGCTTGTTAAATAAAGGGACTCCAATTGGCCAAGCCGCACCTTATTTATATCCAAAGAAAGATATTTTACTTGCCAGTAGAGCAATTAATTTGATTATCCCCCCAGCAGTGATTATCAGTGGCGCTACGCCGCCTCCTTCGGTATCCATTCATGGGACTCCTGCCCCAGCATCTGCATTTACCCTCAAGAATAAAACTTTTGGTTGGGACTCCTCTCTAACCCTAGAACCAGAAGACCAATTCTGGAATGACGGCGTGGGGATTGGTTCGCCTAATATTCCAAATTTTGTTCCAACCATGGCAAATATGTAG
- a CDS encoding omptin family outer membrane protease: MKNKIVMVGLTSLFLTFNAVAAEYQLNGLSLNASLGVLSGKAHEYVYYPHRESQLSQLDWRIKNAALLNGELNYDVLSWLSLNGRGWTTLAKNKSAMDDYDWFNPYQEDWTHWSHHENTHLNYANGLDLSLRAWLMQNQNYKLGLAAGYQWDAFSWRALGGCYEYNNGMNIGCFPDNFPGIGYQQKFRTPYVGLAGKYFINNFEFNALLKYSNWVSARDHDEHYARQLTFKDQGNHFGYYAATLNAGYFVTRGAKIFVEGSYNHFSNGHADTEIINKFSGAHGYESDSAGLSNKNYSLALGMQYTF, from the coding sequence ATGAAAAATAAAATAGTTATGGTGGGTTTAACCTCCTTATTTCTTACTTTTAATGCTGTTGCTGCTGAGTATCAATTGAATGGCTTGTCCTTAAATGCTTCCTTGGGAGTTTTGTCGGGTAAGGCGCACGAATATGTTTATTATCCACACAGAGAGAGTCAATTGAGTCAGTTGGATTGGCGCATAAAAAATGCTGCGCTTCTCAATGGGGAATTGAATTACGATGTTCTTTCCTGGCTAAGCCTAAATGGCAGAGGCTGGACAACTTTGGCAAAAAATAAGTCGGCGATGGATGATTATGACTGGTTCAATCCTTATCAGGAGGACTGGACTCACTGGTCGCATCATGAAAATACACATTTAAATTATGCTAACGGCCTGGACTTAAGCTTGAGAGCTTGGCTGATGCAAAATCAAAACTATAAATTAGGATTGGCCGCGGGTTATCAATGGGATGCTTTTAGTTGGAGGGCATTAGGTGGCTGTTATGAATACAACAATGGGATGAATATAGGGTGTTTTCCTGATAATTTTCCCGGAATCGGCTACCAGCAAAAGTTTAGGACTCCCTATGTGGGATTGGCAGGAAAATATTTCATCAATAATTTTGAGTTTAATGCCCTTTTAAAATACAGTAATTGGGTTTCGGCGCGAGATCATGACGAACATTATGCGCGTCAATTGACGTTCAAAGACCAGGGAAATCATTTTGGATACTACGCTGCTACGTTAAATGCCGGATATTTTGTAACCCGGGGTGCGAAAATTTTTGTTGAAGGCTCATACAACCATTTTTCTAATGGGCATGCGGATACTGAAATAATTAACAAGTTTAGCGGTGCACATGGTTATGAGAGTGACTCAGCGGGTCTATCCAATAAAAATTACTCCCTCGCACTGGGTATGCAATATACTTTTTAA
- a CDS encoding MerR family transcriptional regulator translates to MPYTVKKLAEISGVSSRTLRFYDEIGLLKPAYYGDNQYRYYEEEQLLILQQILFFRELGFPLDDIQRIIGSDGFDKIEALTSHKSILLESLKRTQALIKTIDKTISHIRGNLIMSEIEMYEGFNPEKQQEYEKYLLESGRLTQKEIDDSWKNIRHWKKDNWEEHAKEGEEINLGLVRCIHNQKKADAREVQDLIQRHYNWVKQFWTPTRESYIGLSQMYLEHPDFKSFYDKFHPDLIKFLVEAMKIYAMEKLN, encoded by the coding sequence ATGCCCTACACAGTTAAAAAATTAGCAGAAATTTCAGGAGTGAGCTCACGAACACTTCGTTTTTACGATGAAATAGGCTTATTGAAACCCGCTTATTATGGTGACAATCAGTATCGCTACTACGAAGAAGAGCAACTTTTGATATTGCAGCAAATTTTATTTTTCCGTGAGCTAGGATTTCCTCTAGATGACATACAGAGGATTATTGGTAGTGACGGGTTTGATAAAATTGAAGCCCTGACCAGCCATAAATCGATCCTCTTGGAAAGTCTTAAAAGAACACAAGCGCTTATTAAGACAATCGATAAAACTATTTCACATATCCGAGGAAATTTAATCATGAGCGAGATCGAAATGTATGAAGGGTTTAATCCTGAAAAACAACAGGAATATGAAAAATATTTGCTTGAATCCGGTAGATTAACGCAAAAAGAAATTGACGACAGTTGGAAAAACATCCGGCATTGGAAAAAAGATAATTGGGAAGAACATGCAAAAGAAGGGGAGGAAATTAACCTGGGATTGGTTCGTTGCATCCATAATCAAAAGAAAGCCGATGCCAGGGAAGTTCAGGATTTAATCCAAAGACATTATAATTGGGTAAAACAGTTCTGGACACCTACCCGTGAAAGCTATATTGGCCTAAGTCAAATGTATCTTGAACATCCAGACTTTAAAAGCTTCTACGATAAATTCCATCCCGACTTAATTAAATTTTTAGTAGAAGCAATGAAAATTTATGCAATGGAAAAACTAAATTAG
- a CDS encoding MFS transporter has translation MNKKIIAAASLGTLLEMYDYAIYGFMAPILASIFFPTADRHIALIATFAIFAAGFLIRPFAAYWLGTLGDTVGRKKTLTITLLLMTFSSSFIGLLPTYHTAGIIAPLLLTICRLAQGVSVAGEMTLASIYIYENVSLRHKAFAVSFVALGSVGGLLLALIMSKITLLIFSKQDYIYIWRLPFLMGIFVGFAGVYLRSKTRELTDFSQIIAKRQKHPLTTAWNYRKKALVTIFLLAIYGNGSFYTLFVYMPSYLQQHGLALSVAMDVIVIAMICYSTGLLLSGFTADVLGRRAPLTASLIATVLLSIGINQMAHGGSLLEITLACSSLAIIISFFIGSAFTASLEQLPLEERASGFTLFFNLSDSLFGGTAPLIILLLNYVFKDFAFSIYLILMALFTLPALWLMQDKKSFN, from the coding sequence ATGAATAAAAAGATTATTGCCGCAGCATCTTTGGGAACCCTGCTTGAAATGTATGACTATGCTATTTATGGATTTATGGCGCCCATTTTAGCAAGTATTTTTTTTCCCACAGCCGACAGACACATCGCTTTAATCGCTACATTTGCTATTTTTGCAGCAGGATTTCTCATTCGCCCTTTTGCTGCCTACTGGTTAGGTACTTTGGGAGATACTGTTGGCCGAAAGAAAACACTAACAATTACCCTCTTGCTAATGACTTTTTCATCAAGTTTTATCGGTTTATTACCCACTTATCACACTGCGGGCATCATCGCTCCCCTATTATTGACGATCTGCCGATTAGCCCAAGGGGTTTCCGTTGCAGGGGAAATGACTTTGGCAAGTATTTACATTTATGAAAATGTGAGCCTGCGTCATAAAGCCTTTGCAGTCAGTTTTGTGGCTTTAGGTTCTGTTGGCGGCTTATTGCTTGCACTCATCATGAGCAAAATAACTTTGTTAATTTTTTCCAAACAGGACTATATCTACATTTGGCGCCTCCCCTTTTTAATGGGAATCTTCGTGGGTTTTGCAGGGGTTTATTTGCGAAGCAAAACCAGGGAGCTAACCGATTTTTCTCAAATAATCGCTAAAAGGCAAAAACATCCATTAACAACAGCCTGGAATTATCGGAAAAAAGCACTGGTGACTATTTTTCTTCTGGCAATTTATGGTAATGGCTCCTTTTATACCCTTTTTGTTTATATGCCATCGTATTTACAACAACACGGCTTAGCCTTATCTGTAGCCATGGATGTCATTGTGATAGCCATGATTTGCTACAGCACAGGTTTATTATTATCTGGATTTACCGCAGATGTCCTAGGAAGACGAGCTCCACTCACAGCAAGCCTTATCGCCACTGTTTTACTCAGTATTGGCATCAATCAAATGGCTCATGGCGGGAGTTTGCTGGAGATTACCCTTGCGTGCAGCAGCTTGGCTATTATTATTTCTTTTTTTATTGGGAGTGCATTCACTGCAAGCCTTGAACAATTACCTCTGGAAGAAAGAGCAAGTGGTTTCACTTTATTTTTTAACTTGAGCGACTCTTTATTTGGGGGCACTGCCCCGCTTATTATTTTGCTTTTAAATTATGTTTTCAAAGATTTTGCCTTTTCGATTTATTTAATCCTTATGGCCTTATTCACCCTTCCTGCGCTGTGGTTGATGCAAGATAAAAAATCGTTTAATTGA